In the Populus trichocarpa isolate Nisqually-1 chromosome 1, P.trichocarpa_v4.1, whole genome shotgun sequence genome, one interval contains:
- the LOC7467704 gene encoding uncharacterized protein LOC7467704, producing the protein MASQAAASAFNGSMKKAHAGLKRINLEGLRWRVFDAKGQVLGRLASQISTVIQGKDKPTYAPYRDDGDMCVVLNAKDVCVTGRKMTDKFYRWHTGYIGHLKERSLKDQMAKDPTEVIRKAVLRMLPRNKLRDDRDRKLRIFPDSEHPFGDQPVEAYVMPPRKVREMRPRAQRAMIRAQKKAEQLEQAGNDKRKGKKREVEADLTE; encoded by the exons ATGGCAAGCCAAGCTGCAGCTAGCGCTTTTAATGGAAGCATGAAG AAAGCACATGCTGGCCTCAAACGTATCAATCTGGAAGGTCTACGGTGGAGAGTATTTGATGCCAAAGGCCAG GTTCTTGGAAGATTAGCATCTCAAATATCAACAGTTATTCAAGGCAAGGATAAGCCAACTTATGCTCCTTATCGTGATGATGGTGATATGTGCGTTGTGCTTAATGCAAAGGATGTCTGTGTTACGGGTAGAAAAATGACGGATAAGTTTTACCGCTGGCATACAGG GTATATAGGCCACCTCAAGGAAAGGAGTTTAAAAGACCAGATGGCCAAGGACCCTACAGAAGTCATCCGAAAAGCTGTTTTGCGTATGCTTCCAAGAAACAAATTGCGTGAT GATAGAGATAGGAAACTGAGGATTTTTCCTGACAGTGAGCACCCCTTTGGTGATCAGCCAGTTGAAGCATATGTGATGCCTCCCAGAAAAGTGCGAGAAATGCGACCTCGTGCTCAAAGAGCCATGATTCGAGCTCAGAAAAAGGCAGAGCAACTGGAACAGGCCGgtaatgataagagaaaaggcAAGAAGAGAGAAGTTGAAGCAGATTTGACCGAGTGA
- the LOC7456216 gene encoding uncharacterized protein LOC7456216 yields the protein MGDYHFVYKDVEGASTQWDDIQRKLGNLPEKPPAFKPPPFTPASDQDSIPKDKSFIDSKTEEELEFLEDDLDLDDDRFLQEYRSLFYQFIQLSFSCCFCLGFQIIEKTNYMHWDLGFLYAEWVIRTRRFYLFMFFFGKKTLILTDCLLIVYSNYPDHNLPTLLVYNNGAVKANYAGLRSFGRRCTPEGVALVLCQSDPVLNDGQGGTDRSRDSVIEGVRRKLIEKVVKEHEDDDGSSSD from the exons ATGGGAGATTATCATTTTGTGTACAAGGATGTAGAAGGAGCTTCTACACAATGGGATGATATACAGAGAAAGCTTGGAAACTTGCCAGAAAAACCACCTGCTTTTAAGCCACCGCCTTTCACTCCAGCTTCTGATCAAGATTCTATCCCTAAAGACAAATCCTTTATTGATTCCAAAACTGAAGAGGAACTTGAGTTCCTTGAAGATGATCTCGATCTCGATGACGACCGCTTCCTCCAAGAATACAGGTCCcttttttatcaattcattCAACTAAGTTTTTCTTGCTGTTTCTGTCTAGGGtttcaaataattgaaaaaacaaattacatgcATTGGGATTTAGGATTCCTCTATGCTGAGTGGGTAATTCGGACtagaagattttatttatttatgttttttttt gggaaaaaaactttgattttgacTGATTGTCTACTGATTGTATACTCGAATTATCCTGATCATAATCTTCCTACTTTGTTGGTTTATAATAATGGTGCTGTGAAAGCTAACTATGCCGGATTAAGGAGTTTTGGACGGAGATGCACACCTGAAG GTGTTGCCTTAGTTCTCTGCCAATCAGATCCTGTACTAAATGATGGTCAGGGTGGAACTGATAGATCAAGAGATTCTGTGATTGAAGGAGTTCGGAGGAAGCTCATTGAGAAGGTTGTGAAGGAgcatgaagatgatgatggatCATCAAGTGATTAG